A single window of Scylla paramamosain isolate STU-SP2022 chromosome 27, ASM3559412v1, whole genome shotgun sequence DNA harbors:
- the LOC135114347 gene encoding histone H4, with protein MTGRGKGGKGLGKGGAKRHRKVLRDNIQGITKPAIRRLARRGGVKRISGLIYEETRGVLKVFLENVIRDAVTYTEHAKRKTVTAMDVVYALKRQGRTLYGFGG; from the coding sequence atgactggccgcggcaagggaggcaagggtcttggaaagggaggcgccaagcgtcaccgtaaggttctgcgtgataacatccagggaatcaccaagcctgctatccgtcgtctagctcgccgaggtggcgtcaagcgcatctctggtctcatctacgaggagactcgtggggtgctcaaggtgttccttgagaacgttatcagggatgctgtcacctataccgagcacgccaagcgtaagaccgttactgccatggacgttgtctacgccctcaagcgtcagggccgtaccctgtacggatttggtggttaa
- the LOC135114343 gene encoding histone H2B, which translates to MPPKASGKAAKKAGKAQKAIAKGDKKKKRRRKESYSIYIYKVLKQVHPDTGVSSKAMSIMNSFVNDIFERIAAEASRLAHYNKRSTITSREIQTAVRLLLPGELAKHAVSEGTKAVTKYTSSK; encoded by the coding sequence atgcctcccaaagcatcaggaaaggctgccaagaaagctggcaaggcacagaaggccattgccaagggcgacaagaagaagaagcgcaggaggaaggagagctactccatctacatctacaaggtgctcaagcaagtccacccagacactggcgtgtcctccaaggccatgtcaatcatgaactcgttcgtgaatgacattttcgagcgcatcgctgccgaggcatcccgcctggcacactataacaagcgctccaccatcaccagccgggaaatccagaccgctgtccgtcttcttctgcctggtgaactggcaaaacacgctgtttctgaaggcaccaaggctgttaccaagtatacctcctccaagtaa